In Thermodesulfobacteriota bacterium, the following proteins share a genomic window:
- a CDS encoding arsenosugar biosynthesis-associated peroxidase-like protein has translation MNTYYDPEDLARFPEIGEEAPELAKKFFDYYGAVFAEGELTEREKALIALGVAHAVQCPYCIDAYTQACLEKGSNLGEMTEAVHVANAIRGGASLVHGLQMRKVAKKLSL, from the coding sequence GTGAATACCTACTACGACCCCGAGGACCTGGCCAGGTTCCCCGAGATCGGCGAAGAAGCCCCGGAGCTCGCGAAAAAGTTCTTCGACTACTACGGCGCGGTCTTCGCGGAAGGGGAGCTGACCGAGCGCGAAAAGGCGCTGATCGCCCTGGGGGTGGCCCACGCGGTGCAGTGCCCCTACTGCATCGACGCCTACACCCAGGCGTGCCTGGAGAAGGGCTCGAACCTGGGTGAGATGACCGAGGCCGTGCACGTGGCCAATGCCATTCGCGGGGGCGCCTCCCTGGTGCACGGCCTCCAGATGCGAAAGGTCGCCAAGAAGCTCTCCCTGTGA
- a CDS encoding FAD-dependent oxidoreductase, whose product MADYDYDVGILGGGAAGLTVAAGAARFGAKALLIEKAPKLGGDCLHYGCVPSKTLIRTAGVWAQARRAAEFGLPSLALPPVDLGAVMARVRSVIETIQEHDSPERFCRLGAEVRFGTPRFVDGHTVEVDGQKVTARSWVVATGSRPALPPMEGLAETPHWTNETVFSQTRLPDRLLVLGGGPIGLELAQAFQRLGSRVAVVEFLDQILGPEDADVAAVLRQRLEAEGMEILTGTKAVKAERHGDGVRLTVAPAQGGGELRVLDAEALLVATGRRPNVEDLGLEAAGVEFTPRGIPTDARLRTNVQHIYACGDVNGQLPFTHVAGYEGGIALTNAVLRLPRKADYAKVPWCTYTEPEVASVGLNEKRAQKEGVAYRVLTEEFAGNDRALAEGEPLGKIKVLISPKGAVLGCQIIGAHAGELIHEWIAAVAGGVKLSALAGAIHVYPTLSEISKRAAGSYFSEKLFSDRAKGVLKFLFHLKGRACTPTEGGPPANMA is encoded by the coding sequence ATGGCCGATTACGACTACGACGTGGGAATCCTCGGGGGCGGCGCCGCCGGCCTCACGGTGGCGGCGGGCGCCGCCCGGTTCGGGGCCAAGGCGCTCCTGATCGAGAAGGCGCCGAAGCTCGGGGGCGACTGCCTGCATTATGGGTGCGTGCCCTCCAAGACCCTGATCCGCACCGCCGGGGTGTGGGCCCAGGCCCGGCGGGCCGCCGAGTTCGGGCTGCCGAGCCTCGCACTCCCCCCCGTGGACCTGGGGGCGGTGATGGCGCGGGTGCGCTCGGTCATCGAGACGATCCAGGAGCACGACTCCCCGGAGCGGTTCTGCCGCCTGGGGGCCGAGGTGCGCTTCGGGACGCCCCGGTTCGTGGACGGCCACACGGTGGAGGTGGACGGGCAGAAGGTGACGGCCCGCAGTTGGGTGGTGGCCACGGGCTCGCGTCCGGCCCTGCCTCCGATGGAGGGGCTGGCCGAGACGCCCCACTGGACCAACGAGACGGTCTTTTCCCAGACCCGGCTCCCCGACCGGCTGCTCGTCCTCGGGGGCGGCCCCATCGGGCTGGAGCTGGCCCAGGCCTTCCAGCGCCTCGGCTCCCGGGTCGCCGTGGTCGAGTTCCTGGATCAGATCCTGGGTCCCGAGGACGCCGATGTCGCCGCGGTCCTGCGGCAGCGCCTCGAGGCCGAGGGGATGGAGATCCTCACCGGGACCAAGGCGGTGAAGGCCGAGCGCCACGGCGACGGGGTGCGCCTCACCGTGGCACCGGCCCAGGGCGGCGGCGAGCTCCGGGTGCTCGACGCCGAGGCGCTGCTGGTGGCCACCGGGCGCCGGCCCAACGTGGAGGACCTGGGGCTGGAGGCGGCAGGGGTGGAGTTCACCCCCCGGGGCATCCCCACCGATGCGCGGCTGCGCACCAACGTCCAGCACATCTACGCCTGCGGGGACGTCAACGGCCAGCTCCCCTTCACCCACGTGGCCGGGTACGAGGGCGGCATCGCCCTCACCAACGCCGTTCTGCGCCTGCCCCGGAAAGCCGACTACGCCAAGGTCCCCTGGTGCACCTACACCGAACCCGAGGTCGCCAGCGTGGGCCTGAACGAGAAGCGGGCGCAGAAGGAAGGCGTGGCCTACCGGGTGCTCACCGAGGAGTTCGCCGGCAACGACCGGGCCCTGGCCGAGGGCGAGCCCCTGGGCAAGATCAAGGTGCTCATCAGCCCGAAGGGCGCGGTCCTGGGGTGCCAGATCATCGGCGCCCACGCGGGCGAGCTCATCCACGAATGGATCGCCGCGGTGGCCGGGGGTGTGAAGCTCTCGGCCCTGGCGGGGGCGATCCACGTGTACCCTACGCTTTCGGAGATCTCCAAGCGCGCCGCCGGCAGCTACTTCTCGGAAAAGCTCTTCAGCGACCGCGCCAAGGGGGTGCTGAAGTTCCTCTTCCACCTCAAGGGCCGGGCCTGCACCCCGACCGAAGGCGGCCCGCCGGCCAACATGGCGTAG